The genomic segment GCCGGTTTATCCCCGGCTACGCGGGGAACGCTTATGGCTGAATATTATTATTTTGCAATGTTCCGGTTTATCCCCGGCTACGCGGGGAACGCTTTTCGGGATAAAAGCGGGAATCTGGCCGAGCCGGTTTATCCCCGGCTACGCGGGGAACGCGTTTCGGTCTCCATCACTTCTGCAAGATTCTGCGGTTTATCCCCGGCTACGCGGGGAACGCTTTTTGGTCGGAGCGGTAACTTCCCACAAGCCCGGTTTATCCCCGGCTACGCGGGGAACGCTTCTGAGCCTTCACCCATTGGCTGCGGGCGTGCGGTTTATCCCCGGCTACGCGGGGAACGCTTGGTTTGACGTTTAAAAGATCAACGTCATCGCGGTTTATCCCCGGCTACGCGGGGAACGCTATGTCCTGGTCTTTCTTGTCGTCGGTGGCGGCGGTTTATCCCCGGCTACGCGGGGAACGCACGCTGGCCCGCGCACAACATGGCCGCGTCAACGGTTTATCCCCGGCTACGCGGGGAACGCTTCTCAGTCAAGCGAAACAGAGGTATCGAATCCGGTTTATCCCCGGCTACGCGGGGAACGCTCTAAATGTACATGGTTGATTTTAAAAAGGAAATTTATGCCTTCAAAATCTACCAAAAAATTGATGTTGTTAAAGAACGTTTCAGCACTTCATTCATACGTCTTTTGAATCGGATTCATCGGGTAGAAAACGCACCAGTCGGAGTCCATCAACGTCAATGGGCATACGACGATTTTGACCATAGGTAATAAAGTCGAAGCCTGATTCAGTATTGGTTGCCCAGGCCATCACGACGTTGCCGTCTTCGGCGAGTACATCCACTTGTTGCCAGATCATTTCACGTATTCGCCGCGATACATCGCCAACGTAAACGCCTGCCCGGATTTCTAACAGCCATACCGCCAGTCGTCCGCGCAGTCGTGGCGGTACGGCTTCTGTAACAACCACTATCATGCTCATGGCTATTTACTCCTGTGTCCTTCATCTCCCACGCTGGGTGGTTCCGGTATCGCGGGTGGCTGGGCGTCTTCTGGTGGTTTGGGCGGTTCTATTTCTCCTGCGGCCAGTACGTCTTCGATCAATGGAATCAGTCGGCTTAGTAAACGGCTGGAGCGGAATATTTCACGGCAGGCAATGCGCACTTCCCGGTCTGGCTGGTGGGGCTTTTTGGCGGCTACTTTGAAAGCAATGGGGACGACGGTTTCAAATTTGACCAGATCGGCGATATCGTACACAAACGACAACGGTTTGCCGGAGTGTAAAAATCCGATAGCCGGGGCATATCCTGCGGCTAATACGGCTGCTTCGGTAACGCCATACAGGCAAGCGGTGGCTGAACTCAGGCATTGATTAATAGCATCTCCTTTGTCCCAGTCTTTTACGTCGTAGTCTCGGCCGTGCCAGTCCACGCCATATTGTTTGGCGAGTTGCTGGTAAATTTTACGAACCCGGCTGCCTTCGATACCACGTAACTGGTCGATACTGCGCCGTTGTGGCGCTTCTTCACCAAAACGGATTTCGAACATTTTGCGGACAACCTTCAGGCGCAAATCCGCATCGAGTGCCAGTTGTGCCTGGTAGAGCAATTTGTCGGAGCGTGCTCCGCCGGGCTGGCCCGCAGAGTAAAGCCTGACACCGGCTTCTCCAACCCAAATCAGTAAGGTGCCGGTGGTCGCTGCCAGCTTGACCGCTGCGTGGCTGATGCGAGTACCCGGCTCTAACATCAGACAGACGATGGAACCAACCGGGATATGCATGCGTTCGCCGTGTACTTCGTCGATAACGACAAAAGCGCCATCACGGACATCAATGCGCCCCATGCCGACAAAAATCATGGAGTTACGATCTTTGATCGGGATGGGTTTAAGGGGGATAAAACTCATAAGCGCGTCCTTGCAAATGGGTGATAGGTTAAGCCCGAGTGGTCAAGTACTTGACCACGTCAAACTCGGCGCAGGTTTCGGTCATGAGTTGATCCTCGTGCGGTAAGCATTCGTCTAACAGGGCCTGGCCGCTGATGCTGATGATGGCCAACTCCAAGGTTTCACCCCTGACACCGGCGAATCAACCACAGCCCACAGCCAAAGCCTTTAGCCTTGCCAACACCTTTGGCCAAGGTCTGCAAAAAACGCTCGGGATCAACAATCGTCAGTAACCCTTGATAATCTACTGTGGAGTAGCGAATCGTGCGTTTTCCTTTCGGTTGATAATGTTGATGTTGGTAATAGCTGTCATGATCAATCTCAGGTTCACTTTCCAACTGTATGCCCCAATCCGCCAGGCGTTTACTGTCGGAGATCCAGCCAAGGGCTGCCTGGTGAGCTGCCAGGGCTTTTTTCTGCTGTGCTTCGTGGATGTTTAGGCCAGAGACATCGGTGTTTTTCTTGGCGTTCATAAGGACATCGTGACGTCGTGATTTGCCCTGCTCATCGCGAATGCTGACCACAGGATTCACCCGGAGCTTGAAAGCCAGTCGATCGCCCGCACTCAATCGTGGCTGATACGGTTTGGTCTGGCAGGCAAATGCAGGATGCGCCGCTACGGGTTGTTGTTCAGACAGCACATAAAAAAGCGGCAAACCATTTGTACCGATTTCTTCGCGAAACAGAAACGGACGTTGGGCCTGTTCTTTTGCTTTGCCTTTAAGGTTGCTCCAGCTGCCTTCGTAGCCAGGAAACAGTCGCCATAGCAACGCATGACTGGCGTATGCGCCATTTTTTTCCAGTTCTACAAGCTCTTGGGAAGCGATCAGGGCGTTGCTGATTGTGACTCGAGAAAAATACATCAGCGATCCTCCATCAGGGTGAGCTGGTGTTGCTGGCGCTGGCCAAACTGCCAGCGGCTACGGCTGATGGGGTTATCCCAGGGGTGGTATGTCAATGTGTCGTCGTGACGTTCACCGTCGAGATCCACCAGCTCACCTTGCCAGTAGTAAGTCGCCTGTTTACCCATACCCAACCAATAGCGATCCGTCGCAACACTGGTATGTACATCGTTGCCCACACCATCCCTTCCCACGATGGCAGGGAATTCAGTGTCCAAAGCGTGTTTCAGTTGGTCGGTCGATACCAGCATGGGGGTCAACGGCAAGGCAGGAGGGCAAGATTTACGTCCCAGATACAGTGGAAAGACGGGGCGTTTCAGCTTTGCTTGCAAGCGTTCCAAGGTCAGTTCTGCTGAGGGTTGGGAAAGAGAAATGGCCACTACCCAAACACCATCCTGACGATAATGACGACTCGACAATACCGTATTCAGTTTTTCCTTTGGGCCAGACAGCTCACTTTTACGGCTGTAATGAGTGAATTTTTTATCCGTCGAAGGTGCTTGTACGGTGTGATAATCACGCAGCAAGGTGCCCGCACCCAGCTGTTTTACGGCCACGACAATAGTGTCAAACAGCCGCTGTTGACCAGCTTCATCATCGCGCTCCACCCCCAACGCGGCACCTAACAAGCCGATAATAGCGGCTTTGCCCGGTGCCATTGCGGTTGGCCGGTCACCGCCGACAGCGGCTTGACCCCAGCTGGCCATTGGCCCATAGAGTCGAAAAACCAGATATTCCATATTGGTTATTCCTCGCTGCCGGTCTCATTATTCAAACTGACAAACGCTAACAGCTCCTTGAAGCTTCCCTGGCCGGTGACGGCATCGAGTGCATAGCGAGTATCTGCACAGGGTTCATAGACTTGGTCGAAAATCTCGATTTGTTTGTTCAGCGCATCGATGGTGTCCAGCGCCATGCCCTGCTCGCGCCCGTCTACGGGTTTGAGGAAGGCAACAGACAGGGAGCGAGGCTGCTGTTCGCCTTGCTCTGCCAGTACGTAACTGGCATAAGCACGGCTGCCGAAGCTGTTTTGATAGCCGGTTGGTGAGACTTTGACAGCAGCTTCCGTCAGAGCTTTGAGTGTTTTGTCAGCGAGGTCTTTATTGCCGTTGAGGTTCTCCACCAGCTGGTCAACATTGATACAAAGGTAACTGTAGAACAAGGCAGCGGCGAAACCCCGCTCGCCAATATGCGCAGCACCAAGATCATCTTGTCCATCATTCAAGTCATCCACTGCGGTGAAATAGTCGTCTTCAATAGTGACCGAATGAACGCTGATGGCATGAGCAACCTGACAGGCGGCCTCGATATTTTTATCGGGTTTGGATGCCAGCATCCGACCAAACAAGGCAATATCAGCGTCCATACGATCCTTACGCAATAGTTCCAACTCTGCTTTTTCCGGTGCCCGCTGTTCTTCGGCCAACTGCTTGGCCAACGCCATGACACCCTTCCACTCCGCCTGGCTTACATGCACCAGCTGTTCAATCTCCAGCTGTTCTTTTTTTACCTTGCCAAACACATTGGCAATGTCTGCTGCCCATTCTTTAGCTTTTTTCTCAGCCACGCCATTAGCCACCAGTTCAGCATAAACGTTGGGGCCGATGTTTTTGGTACGCGTGCCGATATGGCCGGATAAAGCATCCTCAAACAAGTCGGATGTGCGCCAGTGTCGTTTCAGACTCTGGGAGCTGATGCGCAGGCGCTCACTGCCGCCCATACGGGCAGTTTTGGGTCGGCCCATATCATCACGATTGAGATTGGATGGCGGATAAGAGGTGAGGATATGAAGTTGTAAAAACTGGCTCATGATGAATTCCTTTTACGGTGAGTTTATTTAGAGTGGCTGCTGGCAGCGCGGTAATATTCAGTCGCCCATTTCAGAGCAATGCGTTTTTCGACGTCTCGGGGCACGCGGTCGTGATATTCCGCAAACCAGCAAAGGATGTCGTCGGCCAGCCGGGCCAGTGGTGCCTTGCGATCCAGTTGTTTCACCAGACGGCGCAATAGCAGTAACAACTCTTCTTCACTCTCTGCGGTCTGAAGCCGCTGAAATCTCAGTTCACTCAGCTGGGAACGCTCACTGTTTTTTACTGGTGATCCGGCCATAGCGGCAAGCGAGCGGTAGTCGATGTTTTCTTCACTTTTGGATTTTCCCTTGGCGGTATCTTTGGTCTTTGTCCGTGGAGTAACATCGGTACGCACATCCGCCAGTACACCCGCCACACAGGCCCAGGCCAGCATGGCGAAGTGGTTATCCAGGTAGTTGCGTTTTGTTTGTGGCTTCGAGTGTTGTGCCAGCTCGTTCGGTGCCGGCTTGACCGCTGACTTAACGGCGTCTGACGAGCCGGGAGCTTCATCAATATCAGTGTCCACGGGAGGGTTGATCGTGAACCAGAGCCGACGAAACCCATCGGTCATCAAAAGTGCAGGCAGATTTTCAGATCGACATAACCTGGCCCGCTGGCCAGAAGGTGCCTGCATGATGTTCTGCTCTTGCAATTCACTCGGGGCCGCATTCATCGATTGGTGCCAGCGCCGTAGCTGCCGGGCTTGTTCCACCGTCAAATACTGGCAATAGGGTGCGATTGTCACTGGCTCACCTCCTGTGGTTCGGTCACGTCAACCTGGTAGTCCGTTTTGAACTGTTGAATCGGTTTTTTACTGTAATACAGCCAGACTTTCAGTTCGTTTCTGGCCTGTATTTTGTCTTTCATTTTGCGTGGTTCGGGTTCACTGGACAGTACTGTTTCGTCAAAGATATCCAGCGCTGTACGTTGCATGGCTTTTAACCAACGCCGGGCACTCTCTGGCGACAATTGCAGATAATCCGGATGCGCCTTGGCGATTTTGCCAAGCTCACTGATGGCAGCAAAAAAATGTGCTTCTGTTCGCTGCCAGAAGGTGAGGTCAATAAAGCTGAAGTCACCCTTGGCATCTTCTGAGCGTTCAAACCAGGCCTTTTTGATCTGGGAGCGTACTTGTTTGAGTATCTCCGTCGCCAAGCCTTGCAGCCGTTTAACCTCGCTAAAAAAGGCTTTTTCTAACGTCGGTGGCAAAGCAACAAACGGCATTTCAATACTATAGAAACCACGGGGTTTCATATTGTCCATATCGTAGGCAAACGCCCATAAACGCAGCTGCTCTTGCAACTCATCAGCCAGCCGGTAGGCCATTTCGTGCATATGTTCTACCACCAATGCGGGGGTCTGATTGCCATCGTCGCTGCTATCTGCGGCCAGCCGTAAAACATCCCATTGTTTGTAGCTGATACCACCCGGCTGGCCCTTGATCGACAAGCGCTCTTCTTCCGGTTTTTTAGGGTCTCCACGGTACGGAGTAAATGGATGAACGTACCAGTCACCTTCATAGTTAGCGCCGTAATTTTGTGACCGGTAGTGGCTGACCAGTGGTTTCGATGCCCTTCCAGACAGGTCGCACTGTCCTTCTCTCATTTCAACATCCAAGCGAATACGCCGGGGCATGGCCCAGTAGCGCTGCAGTGGATGAACATCGATCGGTAGCACCGCACTGCCCTTTTTCTCACTGGTACGGGTCGCGGCCAACCAGGGAAATACCGAACCATCGGTAAAATCCGGTTCCGGCCACTCACCTTTGATCGCTTGCTGGAACCAGCTCAAACACATGACATTCAGCCACAGTGATGACCACAAAGTGGCTTCAGTCTGATTCGACAACACCAATGTCGATAGCGGCCCACCACCACGCAAACCGGTACGATGCCCCTGCCCCCCAGAAGGCGCGTTGATTTGTAACGTAAACAAGGCCAAGGCCGCCATGGGTAACGACATCTGCTGCATAAACTGCCGCTTGATAAAAAAGTCGGTATTAAGCTTGATGCCGTTTTCGCCGGGGGCTTCGATCAACAGCGACGCAACAGATGATGATTTGGCGCTCTCTAACGAGTCAAAATCCTGCATAAACAGCGGGCCGTCGCCAGTCAGATTAAAGGCATGGGTTATTTGTTCGAGCGCCTGTTGCAAATCGTATTCTGATGGTGGGGTTTGCAAACGATCGAGCCATTCATCTTCGTCTTCCGGCGCAAACACTGTTTGCAACACGCCGATAATCAGCTGATAGGCAGCGCCTTGAAAGTCGGTACGAGGAAATGCAAGATTCTGGATGTCCGGTCTGGCAATCTCTGCCATGCGGATGTCTGTTTGCTGGCCGTCAGTCAGAATAACCGGTAGCCATGGGTCGTTGAGCAGATTCATCACACCTCCTGTGTCGTCTATCAAAACCTTCGTTTTATGCTTGCTCAGAGTAAAGAAACTATCGATGCAGTCACGAGACCATATGTTCCCGTATCGTTTTAACCGAGATCAGTAACGACATATCATCCGTAGGCGACGGCTGGAATCCATACTGTTGATAAAAAACTTTTGCGGTATCTGAGATTGCTTGCACCAGCACTCCTCGAATACCCACCTGGTTGGACACCTGCACAACTCTTGTCAGTGCATCTTTTAATAAAGCAGCACCCAATCGCTTCCCCTGCCAACGAGTGTCAATCGCCAAACGTCCCAGTACAATCACCGGAATAGGTTCTGGCATATTACGAGCGAAATTACTATTCGTCAGTGTACGTTCGACACTGCCAGTTGCCAGAGCATAGTAACCAACCACCCTCTGACCAGAGCAGATCACAAACGTACGACTGGCCCCACTGATCTGGTTTTTGAGCGCACGTTTTATTAACCATTCATTCAAGGACTCGTTGCCACAATCGAAACCCAATAACTCATGAGTATGATTCAACGCCATGGGCTGTAACAGCGACCCCATCAATATAGACTCCTATCCTTGCTTTGCATCCAGAATATCAATGATTGAGAAAAATTTACAACAGCTATCGTCTTATTTAAACAATCAAACCATATCCGTTAAACTCATACCGTTCTCCAGTAACTTGGAGATATACCGACGATAGCTGTAGTGTGATCCTGTTCCCCGCTCTGCGGGGATTTTACAGACACACCTTAATCCCAGGGGGATGCCTCAGACAAAAGATTTTTCAGTTTCGCATTCGGAGGAACTGGGCGATCAAGTGCTTCTTCAAATGCCAAGAACGCACTATCATCCAACTGAAAAAGTCGCTGATCGAGCAGTATGTTCTCAGCCTCTCGACAGGCAACTTCCAGAATAAATGACGTCCTGTCCTTGTTCACCAACGCAGCCGCCTTAGTCAAAAGTGCCTGCTGACCTGGCTCCACTCTCATATTGATTGGCGCTGTCCTAGCCATAACAATGCCCCTTCACCGTATATTAATCTGATACACACTATATCAATCGAAATGACTAAAAGACATTAGCTTTTGTTTATTACACCAGCAATCACACCTAATTCCAGACAATAGCGCATCACCTCATCTTCTTCTGCCAACCAGAGATACTGGTATTTGGCGTTACGATAACGCCGCAGAAAATCAAGTACGTCTGGCGAGCCACTACTGCCATCCGAAGGATCAAGCAAGGCTGTCAGTTTTTTACGCTTGTTCGACGCGAGTTTGACGGTACTGAGTTCTATCGCAAATTGTATATCACTCACCCAGGGTACTAACTGGCCATGTGCTCGGCGTACCAAAACCAGTGAATCCTGATCGACCTCTTGGTAACGGGTACTGAGATCGGATTGATCCTCTGGCCAGTCGCCATCTGCAACACCCCAGCTATAACCCTGTTCAATGGATATACGACGGATCTGGCCGGTACTGGCCTTGAGGCGCTGCGCCGTTCGATATTCCAGTTCGAGCCCTTCAAAAGCTTCTGGTAGCGCTGGAGCCAACTCACCATAAACCGATTCGATCAACCGTCTGGCATCGTCCGGCATACGGTATCCGCCCTGCGCTCGCAGCACTTTCATTGCCATCCAGAGCGATGCCGGACTTTGATATACCGCTTGCGTCGCGCGAAAGTTCTGTTGCAGCCAGTCAAGGGCTGGTTGCTCTTGCCACTCTGGTGAATACACCAGCAGCTTGGGGGTTTCACCCGATCGATGCTCCCGAAGATGACGATGCAGCCGCCCTGCTCGCTGAATCAGGTCGTCGATTGGACACAAATCGGTTATTAACAAATCCGCATCGGCATCCAGACTTTCCTGGAACACCTGGGTACAAATGATGATTTTGCCAGCGCGGAGCGCTGGCTGACTCGTTTTTCCAATCCAATGCAACACTTGGCGTTCGATACGTTTGCGATCATGCAGCGTAAAGCGACTGTGAAACAACAGGGTTTCACAAGTGAAGCCAGAGTCCGATGGCACATTGGCCAGTTGCTGGTTAATGGTGTCATAGGCTTGCTGAGCATCCCCTACGGTGTTACGCACCCAGACAACACAACGCCCTGTTTTAGCGGCAGCTAACAGCTGTTGGATCACAACGTCAACATCATGCAGAAAATCAACGTCGACTCGCCGAGAAACTGCAGCTCTGCTGCCCACCGCGGCCTCATCCGGAGTTTCTCCTCTTGCAACACGCGTCGCCAGGGGGAAGTCGTCCAGTCTTCTGGACTGAGTCAGCCATGGCCCGGTTAACGGTTTGCCCCATGACGACACCGGCACCTCATTCCAGATTCGGCACAACCGCTCACGGGCATCAAAGCTCAGGGTAGCGGTGAGCAAAATGGCACTCCCCCCCTGATGAAGATGAAGCTTCAAGAGGGTTTCCAGCAATTGCAGCTGATAGGCATCGGCACTGTGAACTTCATCAAACACCAGCACTTTATGATGTAGACCCAGCACCCGCAAACTCTGATGTTTACGAGGCAACACCCCGAGCAAAGCCTGATCGATCGTGCCAACCCCTACCGGGGCCAATAAGGCTTTTTTGCGGGAATCTGCCAGCCATTGGTTGCAATACAAGCTGGCGGTTTCGTCATCACGGTCATAGACACTGTCGTCTGCTCCCTGAACCCCTACGGCCTCCCGGAAGCGTTCATCCATTGCTCGAGCTGAGTGAGCCAATACCAACGATGGTTTACGGCCAGAGCTCGTATCAAACATTTTCAGATAATGATCCGCCAAGCGATGAAACATGGCATTGGCCGTCGCCATGGTCGGCAAGCCAAAATAGAAACCTTGGGCATGTTTTGCCGCCATCAATCGATGCACCAAGGTCAATGCCGCTTCAGTTTTACCCGACCCGGTAATGTCCTCCAGAATAAACAGTTGCGGCTGCTCGGATAACTCAATGTGTTCCGCCCAGTGTTGCAGCGGCGTTGGCTCAAAACCAAACAGAGATTGAAACCCAGGAAAATTACTGGCCCGGATTCCGGCCATCAGATCGGTTGCATCCAACGCTCTACGGGCGTTTTGTTGCGCTATTGGCCAGTATTCATCGACCGGCATCGCATCAGTACGGTAGTGGAAATATTGCTGATCCGAACCAACCCAGTCTGAGATAACCGCCCAACCGGCCAGAACCCAGCTGGCCAATGCGAACCGGCCCTGCCACTCTTTATCGACCAGTTGCTCAACGGGCAAATCAACGTCAAGCAAATTGAACAGATCCGCCACAAAAGCTGACGCATCGGCAATATTTTCTTCGCAATAGAAGGCTTGCATTTCATCAGTGCGGGCATTGATCGGCTTGCCATGGTGGCCAAGCACCACATCCATTAGCTTGCCGAACTGTAAGGCACTTTTACGGGCATGAACCGGACGGTTATTCCAACCAGGGATATCAACCTGACCATTACGAAATAACTGCTCTACCAGATAACTTCCCAGGCGGTCATGCCGGTGTGTGCTGGCATCATAGCTTCTCGCAGGCGGTTTCAATCCGGATGAAAAAGCAGAAAAAACGGGCAACTGCTGAAAAGCGGCCGAAAACTTACCAAGATCATGTAATGCCAACAGAAAGGTAAGCAGACGTTTTAATGACTCGGGAGGAAGCTCCAGCAGATCCGACAAATCATTCAGCAATCCATCCTGCTGAGACAACAACAGATACCCCGTTGCCGCCACATCAAGCGAGTGATAAGCCAATAAATGGTAGCGGGCCGTATTGTCTTTCCCGGCGTTGGCTTTGCCCAGGTAGCGATAATAATTGTTCTCGACCATAAGAATTCTTCCCTGAATACAAGATGCCGCTATCAGACAACACCCTGACTCAACAGGTGAGGGTGAGGGGTAACGGCGTTATTCTCCACTGGTGGCAGCCGTCGTCGTCCCCCGCCCCAGCAGCCGGTCAATCCACCCTCTCAGTGGCCAATAGACTAAAATGGCGGTCAGTACGCCCAGGCTGTTGGCGAGCATGTCGTCCCAGCCCATAACCCGGTGTGGCAGTTGTCCTTGGATCAGTTCCATGGTGCCGCCCAGTGCCAGGCAAAACAGCATAAACAGGCATTGGTTACGCAGTAGCTGGAAGCTGACCAGCCCCAGTCCAGCCAGGGACATGTAGGCCAGGAAGTGGGCGATTTTATCGGAGCCAGCAATGGTGTTGCCGGTCTGTTTGAGCGATGCCCAAACCACAACAACAAGTACAGCAACAAGCAGGATTCGGGCGAGATAGAGCAAGGTGGTCATCGGGGTTGCTCGAAAAATAAGGTTGGCAAGGGAGACAGCCAGCAGGTGAGCAACACCCGCTGGCTGCGTGCAGAGTTTAAAAGCCTTGCGCGGTCAGGCCAAGCGCGGCGGCAATGTCTTGCGTTCCACGCGGGGCAATCACGGCTTTGCTTCCGCTCTGATCTTTCAGATAGGTGGCGGCTACCCGTTGGACATCAGCCCAGCGGGTCGCCAGCAGGCGCTCGCGGTACTGTTGACGCAAATCGCGGCTGCGGCCACCCCGGTCCATATGAAATGCCTGTTTGGCTTCGCCTGCTGGCGAACCAGGGCGA from the Candidatus Thalassolituus haligoni genome contains:
- the cas2e gene encoding type I-E CRISPR-associated endoribonuclease Cas2e; this translates as MSMIVVVTEAVPPRLRGRLAVWLLEIRAGVYVGDVSRRIREMIWQQVDVLAEDGNVVMAWATNTESGFDFITYGQNRRMPIDVDGLRLVRFLPDESDSKDV
- the cas1e gene encoding type I-E CRISPR-associated endonuclease Cas1e, whose product is MSFIPLKPIPIKDRNSMIFVGMGRIDVRDGAFVVIDEVHGERMHIPVGSIVCLMLEPGTRISHAAVKLAATTGTLLIWVGEAGVRLYSAGQPGGARSDKLLYQAQLALDADLRLKVVRKMFEIRFGEEAPQRRSIDQLRGIEGSRVRKIYQQLAKQYGVDWHGRDYDVKDWDKGDAINQCLSSATACLYGVTEAAVLAAGYAPAIGFLHSGKPLSFVYDIADLVKFETVVPIAFKVAAKKPHQPDREVRIACREIFRSSRLLSRLIPLIEDVLAAGEIEPPKPPEDAQPPAIPEPPSVGDEGHRSK
- the cas6e gene encoding type I-E CRISPR-associated protein Cas6/Cse3/CasE — translated: MYFSRVTISNALIASQELVELEKNGAYASHALLWRLFPGYEGSWSNLKGKAKEQAQRPFLFREEIGTNGLPLFYVLSEQQPVAAHPAFACQTKPYQPRLSAGDRLAFKLRVNPVVSIRDEQGKSRRHDVLMNAKKNTDVSGLNIHEAQQKKALAAHQAALGWISDSKRLADWGIQLESEPEIDHDSYYQHQHYQPKGKRTIRYSTVDYQGLLTIVDPERFLQTLAKGVGKAKGFGCGLWLIRRCQG
- the cas5e gene encoding type I-E CRISPR-associated protein Cas5/CasD → MEYLVFRLYGPMASWGQAAVGGDRPTAMAPGKAAIIGLLGAALGVERDDEAGQQRLFDTIVVAVKQLGAGTLLRDYHTVQAPSTDKKFTHYSRKSELSGPKEKLNTVLSSRHYRQDGVWVVAISLSQPSAELTLERLQAKLKRPVFPLYLGRKSCPPALPLTPMLVSTDQLKHALDTEFPAIVGRDGVGNDVHTSVATDRYWLGMGKQATYYWQGELVDLDGERHDDTLTYHPWDNPISRSRWQFGQRQQHQLTLMEDR
- the cas7e gene encoding type I-E CRISPR-associated protein Cas7/Cse4/CasC codes for the protein MSQFLQLHILTSYPPSNLNRDDMGRPKTARMGGSERLRISSQSLKRHWRTSDLFEDALSGHIGTRTKNIGPNVYAELVANGVAEKKAKEWAADIANVFGKVKKEQLEIEQLVHVSQAEWKGVMALAKQLAEEQRAPEKAELELLRKDRMDADIALFGRMLASKPDKNIEAACQVAHAISVHSVTIEDDYFTAVDDLNDGQDDLGAAHIGERGFAAALFYSYLCINVDQLVENLNGNKDLADKTLKALTEAAVKVSPTGYQNSFGSRAYASYVLAEQGEQQPRSLSVAFLKPVDGREQGMALDTIDALNKQIEIFDQVYEPCADTRYALDAVTGQGSFKELLAFVSLNNETGSEE
- the casB gene encoding type I-E CRISPR-associated protein Cse2/CasB; translated protein: MTIAPYCQYLTVEQARQLRRWHQSMNAAPSELQEQNIMQAPSGQRARLCRSENLPALLMTDGFRRLWFTINPPVDTDIDEAPGSSDAVKSAVKPAPNELAQHSKPQTKRNYLDNHFAMLAWACVAGVLADVRTDVTPRTKTKDTAKGKSKSEENIDYRSLAAMAGSPVKNSERSQLSELRFQRLQTAESEEELLLLLRRLVKQLDRKAPLARLADDILCWFAEYHDRVPRDVEKRIALKWATEYYRAASSHSK
- the casA gene encoding type I-E CRISPR-associated protein Cse1/CasA; the encoded protein is MNLLNDPWLPVILTDGQQTDIRMAEIARPDIQNLAFPRTDFQGAAYQLIIGVLQTVFAPEDEDEWLDRLQTPPSEYDLQQALEQITHAFNLTGDGPLFMQDFDSLESAKSSSVASLLIEAPGENGIKLNTDFFIKRQFMQQMSLPMAALALFTLQINAPSGGQGHRTGLRGGGPLSTLVLSNQTEATLWSSLWLNVMCLSWFQQAIKGEWPEPDFTDGSVFPWLAATRTSEKKGSAVLPIDVHPLQRYWAMPRRIRLDVEMREGQCDLSGRASKPLVSHYRSQNYGANYEGDWYVHPFTPYRGDPKKPEEERLSIKGQPGGISYKQWDVLRLAADSSDDGNQTPALVVEHMHEMAYRLADELQEQLRLWAFAYDMDNMKPRGFYSIEMPFVALPPTLEKAFFSEVKRLQGLATEILKQVRSQIKKAWFERSEDAKGDFSFIDLTFWQRTEAHFFAAISELGKIAKAHPDYLQLSPESARRWLKAMQRTALDIFDETVLSSEPEPRKMKDKIQARNELKVWLYYSKKPIQQFKTDYQVDVTEPQEVSQ
- a CDS encoding GNAT family N-acetyltransferase; the protein is MGSLLQPMALNHTHELLGFDCGNESLNEWLIKRALKNQISGASRTFVICSGQRVVGYYALATGSVERTLTNSNFARNMPEPIPVIVLGRLAIDTRWQGKRLGAALLKDALTRVVQVSNQVGIRGVLVQAISDTAKVFYQQYGFQPSPTDDMSLLISVKTIREHMVS
- a CDS encoding DUF1778 domain-containing protein; translation: MARTAPINMRVEPGQQALLTKAAALVNKDRTSFILEVACREAENILLDQRLFQLDDSAFLAFEEALDRPVPPNAKLKNLLSEASPWD
- the cas3 gene encoding CRISPR-associated helicase Cas3', with translation MVENNYYRYLGKANAGKDNTARYHLLAYHSLDVAATGYLLLSQQDGLLNDLSDLLELPPESLKRLLTFLLALHDLGKFSAAFQQLPVFSAFSSGLKPPARSYDASTHRHDRLGSYLVEQLFRNGQVDIPGWNNRPVHARKSALQFGKLMDVVLGHHGKPINARTDEMQAFYCEENIADASAFVADLFNLLDVDLPVEQLVDKEWQGRFALASWVLAGWAVISDWVGSDQQYFHYRTDAMPVDEYWPIAQQNARRALDATDLMAGIRASNFPGFQSLFGFEPTPLQHWAEHIELSEQPQLFILEDITGSGKTEAALTLVHRLMAAKHAQGFYFGLPTMATANAMFHRLADHYLKMFDTSSGRKPSLVLAHSARAMDERFREAVGVQGADDSVYDRDDETASLYCNQWLADSRKKALLAPVGVGTIDQALLGVLPRKHQSLRVLGLHHKVLVFDEVHSADAYQLQLLETLLKLHLHQGGSAILLTATLSFDARERLCRIWNEVPVSSWGKPLTGPWLTQSRRLDDFPLATRVARGETPDEAAVGSRAAVSRRVDVDFLHDVDVVIQQLLAAAKTGRCVVWVRNTVGDAQQAYDTINQQLANVPSDSGFTCETLLFHSRFTLHDRKRIERQVLHWIGKTSQPALRAGKIIICTQVFQESLDADADLLITDLCPIDDLIQRAGRLHRHLREHRSGETPKLLVYSPEWQEQPALDWLQQNFRATQAVYQSPASLWMAMKVLRAQGGYRMPDDARRLIESVYGELAPALPEAFEGLELEYRTAQRLKASTGQIRRISIEQGYSWGVADGDWPEDQSDLSTRYQEVDQDSLVLVRRAHGQLVPWVSDIQFAIELSTVKLASNKRKKLTALLDPSDGSSGSPDVLDFLRRYRNAKYQYLWLAEEDEVMRYCLELGVIAGVINKS
- a CDS encoding VanZ family protein — its product is MTTLLYLARILLVAVLVVVVWASLKQTGNTIAGSDKIAHFLAYMSLAGLGLVSFQLLRNQCLFMLFCLALGGTMELIQGQLPHRVMGWDDMLANSLGVLTAILVYWPLRGWIDRLLGRGTTTAATSGE